The [Eubacterium] eligens ATCC 27750 genome segment TGATGCAACCTTTTCAAGTGCCTCTTCTACTGAATGCACTACAACAGCTCCATCCTTCTTATATGACAAATCACTAGTAAGCACTACATTATATCTGTCTATAAGAGCTGTTCTGTCCGTAATCTGCTCATATGTCTTTCTTCCCATTATTGCAGCTTTTCCAGCTGTTTCCATTCGGAAAAGCTTAATATCTTCCGGAATATTAACAAGAAGATGTCCCTGTTTTCCTATTGACCAGTTCTTATCTACTGTTGCTATCAGATTCATAATTACAACTTCCCTTCTATCTCCTTAGGAA includes the following:
- a CDS encoding dihydrofolate reductase; this encodes MNLIATVDKNWSIGKQGHLLVNIPEDIKLFRMETAGKAAIMGRKTYEQITDRTALIDRYNVVLTSDLSYKKDGAVVVHSVEEALEKVASYKSEDIYVIGGESVFEQFLPYCDVAHITSVDYKYDADAHFPNLDKMPEWKVTQMSEEHTYFDLCYEFKKYCKM